In Blastopirellula sp. J2-11, a single genomic region encodes these proteins:
- a CDS encoding peptidoglycan-binding protein — protein sequence MSASTAWSQDIEPTLQVGSIEPSAVDLLKSILNAKLNLDPPLPMDGKFDETTKGKVIEFQTGQAISSSGVVDAKTWQALFNISVNQNVKVSIQGMDALREILDAAKIGTARITSGVRTPEDQSRIMYGNIVKHGVPHQQKLYGFFGDQVIDVFVKNQTKPEDEIKALMQAKIELLGPEKVSKHCSETHDVIDVAPSSISDRAKFEQAILKAKNDQRISKYILPPGDPAYHLEIPKGYAPAEANPFQVERGQLTFDAEGTEGGQFHSRRPHVPGPTSGVTIGRGYDLKERTAEGVVKDLVAATLSKADANKYAQGVGKFGQDAKAFIANTQLVEITPDQQKLLFEIVYAEMERDVRRICQKSDVIAKYGSVDWTGLDSKIKDVLIDLRYRGDYTGSSREFLQSHVAKNDLAGFATEIRKESNWASVPEDRFNRRVAYVADASSKSLDVTSRGNDVILLQGALNGLLVPSPRLEEDGIFGPVTENAVKTYQTNVGLTANGVVGEETRQKLNRPLVKLGSSGPDVTFLQESLIRVLGPGFGVTANGIFDMATEVAAKAFQEKMRLKVDGVVGDDTWKALLGAPGFAMSQQDAIKEILEISNKYSPAPGTEEWTTLDLVKWRTPVLGDEKLIFDFKKQWCVGYVETIRAAAKKYNLPPLLVAGVAYNEVGGDPLWADDAGYEARKNEAGRWILRQMGKSEKADRTSFGNVSIQLRRAAETLGISPATITEEQERDLINLLKNNQANIFVAAKHLQVLAEIALQGTPPSETMSQEDINLVAALYTSLPGGLTIDDFRQNPVPTIKDMEPLIEVDPYIERRKETLQEILGVQGLDASVLTGEAIMFHFKGIAPDFQGADVGIVLIGERGLTKYYEFGRYEPQEGDGRVRNVIIPNVSVVGPEASQSSLTHLCAFLAKAKQAEAGLANPPKMQGAYFRFMSFSHMRAFASEAIAKSDENSPKFDPNRKKFSALKYNSAHFAEEVAFAGNPKVDRPLFSQTTPAGIIQAYIAEGNAEVSYDPHAQPPLFPIGPGNEASAKLP from the coding sequence ATGTCCGCATCGACCGCTTGGTCACAAGACATTGAGCCGACGTTGCAGGTTGGCAGCATCGAACCATCCGCCGTCGACTTACTAAAGTCGATATTGAACGCGAAGCTGAATCTCGATCCGCCGCTGCCTATGGACGGAAAGTTTGATGAGACGACGAAAGGGAAGGTGATCGAGTTTCAAACGGGACAGGCAATTAGCTCGTCGGGAGTCGTTGATGCGAAAACCTGGCAAGCGCTATTCAATATCTCCGTAAACCAGAACGTCAAAGTATCGATTCAGGGAATGGACGCGCTGCGAGAGATCCTCGATGCGGCGAAGATCGGTACCGCGCGAATTACGAGTGGCGTCCGTACTCCCGAAGACCAATCGCGAATCATGTACGGCAATATTGTCAAACATGGCGTACCGCATCAACAAAAGCTGTATGGCTTTTTCGGCGATCAAGTGATTGACGTGTTCGTCAAGAATCAGACCAAACCGGAGGATGAGATTAAGGCTCTGATGCAAGCCAAGATTGAATTGCTTGGCCCGGAAAAGGTCTCGAAGCATTGCAGCGAAACGCATGACGTCATCGACGTGGCGCCTTCTTCCATTAGCGACCGCGCGAAGTTCGAGCAGGCAATTCTGAAAGCGAAGAACGATCAACGCATCTCGAAGTATATCCTTCCGCCCGGCGATCCCGCTTACCACTTGGAAATACCGAAGGGGTATGCCCCGGCAGAGGCGAACCCTTTTCAGGTAGAGCGGGGGCAATTGACCTTTGATGCGGAAGGTACAGAAGGGGGGCAGTTCCATAGTCGCAGGCCGCATGTCCCTGGACCGACCTCTGGCGTCACCATCGGACGAGGCTATGACCTGAAGGAGCGGACGGCGGAGGGAGTTGTCAAGGATCTCGTCGCTGCGACCCTGTCGAAGGCGGATGCGAACAAGTACGCCCAAGGGGTTGGCAAGTTCGGTCAGGACGCAAAGGCGTTCATTGCCAATACCCAACTGGTCGAGATCACTCCGGATCAGCAGAAGCTTCTTTTCGAGATAGTTTACGCTGAAATGGAACGCGACGTCCGGCGTATTTGCCAAAAGTCGGACGTGATTGCGAAGTATGGATCGGTCGACTGGACCGGCTTGGATTCCAAGATCAAGGACGTTCTCATCGATTTGCGGTACCGAGGAGACTATACCGGCTCATCAAGAGAGTTTTTACAGTCGCACGTCGCAAAGAACGATTTGGCGGGATTTGCAACAGAAATCAGGAAGGAAAGCAATTGGGCTTCGGTGCCGGAGGATCGATTCAATCGCCGTGTCGCCTATGTGGCGGATGCAAGTTCCAAGAGTTTGGACGTAACAAGTCGTGGCAACGACGTCATTCTTCTGCAAGGAGCGTTGAACGGACTGCTTGTCCCCAGTCCCAGACTCGAAGAAGACGGCATCTTCGGCCCGGTAACGGAAAACGCCGTCAAGACTTATCAAACGAACGTCGGTCTGACTGCCAACGGCGTCGTTGGCGAGGAAACGCGACAGAAGCTAAATCGTCCCCTTGTTAAGTTGGGAAGTTCCGGACCAGACGTAACCTTTCTCCAGGAATCGCTGATTCGCGTTTTAGGGCCAGGTTTTGGAGTCACGGCGAACGGCATATTCGACATGGCGACGGAAGTCGCAGCGAAAGCGTTCCAAGAGAAGATGCGTCTGAAGGTCGACGGCGTCGTCGGCGACGATACCTGGAAGGCGCTGCTTGGGGCGCCAGGCTTTGCGATGTCGCAGCAAGATGCGATCAAGGAAATTCTGGAGATCTCGAACAAGTATTCGCCAGCCCCGGGAACCGAAGAGTGGACGACTTTAGATCTGGTGAAATGGCGGACTCCGGTTCTGGGAGACGAAAAGCTGATCTTCGACTTCAAGAAACAGTGGTGCGTCGGCTATGTCGAAACAATTCGCGCCGCTGCGAAGAAGTACAATCTCCCTCCCTTACTAGTTGCCGGCGTCGCTTACAACGAGGTTGGCGGCGATCCGCTATGGGCCGATGACGCTGGTTATGAAGCTCGCAAAAACGAGGCCGGCAGATGGATTCTTCGGCAGATGGGGAAGTCGGAAAAAGCGGACAGAACCTCGTTTGGTAACGTGAGCATTCAGCTCCGGCGTGCGGCCGAAACTCTTGGCATTTCCCCTGCGACGATCACCGAGGAACAGGAACGCGATCTCATCAATCTGTTGAAGAACAACCAGGCGAATATCTTCGTCGCCGCCAAGCACCTGCAAGTGTTAGCTGAGATCGCGTTGCAGGGAACGCCTCCGAGCGAAACGATGTCGCAAGAAGATATCAATTTGGTCGCTGCGCTTTATACCAGCTTGCCCGGGGGATTGACGATCGATGATTTCCGACAGAATCCAGTTCCTACGATCAAGGATATGGAACCCCTTATCGAAGTCGATCCGTATATTGAGCGACGCAAGGAGACGCTCCAAGAGATTCTTGGCGTCCAAGGCCTCGACGCCTCGGTGCTAACAGGCGAAGCGATCATGTTTCATTTCAAGGGGATCGCTCCTGACTTCCAAGGGGCGGACGTTGGAATTGTCTTGATTGGCGAACGCGGGCTAACAAAGTACTACGAATTTGGGCGGTATGAGCCGCAAGAGGGGGATGGGCGCGTTAGAAACGTCATTATTCCGAACGTGTCAGTCGTCGGTCCGGAAGCCAGCCAATCCTCGCTCACGCATCTGTGCGCCTTCCTCGCCAAGGCGAAACAGGCAGAGGCCGGACTTGCGAATCCGCCGAAAATGCAAGGCGCCTATTTTCGCTTCATGAGCTTCTCGCATATGCGAGCCTTCGCCTCGGAGGCGATCGCCAAGAGCGATGAGAATTCGCCCAAGTTTGATCCGAATCGGAAGAAGTTTTCGGCATTGAAATATAACTCGGCCCACTTCGCCGAGGAGGTCGCGTTTGCGGGAAATCCGAAAGTGGATCGTCCGCTATTTTCTCAGACGACGCCTGCGGGGATCATCCAGGCCTACATTGCCGAGGGAAATGCGGAAGTCTCTTATGATCCTCATGCGCAGCCGCCATTATTCCCCATCGGGCCAGGAAACGAGGCGAGCGCAAAGCTTCCCTAA
- a CDS encoding sulfatase — protein sequence MLSTPKSNHFIHKFTTFTLAIGSILFSATHGKQANSAEPKRAPNIVFFLVDDLGWKDIGVYGSSFYHTPNVDGLAASGMRFTNAYAACQVCSPTRASIMTGKYPQRVGITDYIGAAQPDKWKRNTLLLPAPYQTRLALEETTLAEALKQRGYATFFAGKWHLGPEGNWPEDQGFDVNIGGINRGGPYGGKKYFSPYGNPRLSDGPDGEHLPDRLASETVKFIEEHQDQPFLAYLSFYSVHTPLMAREDLKQKYDDIKSRIRLAGPIWGKEGKSKLRLVQEHSVYAGMVEAMDAAVGKVLNALDRLKLADNTLVIFTSDNGGLSTSEGHPTSNLPLRGGKGWMYEGGIREPLVVRYPGVTQAGSESDALVTSPDYLPTILAAINKPGDKIDTDGVSILPALEGKPLDRGPIFWHYPHYGNQGGSPTAAVRAGDWKLIEWYEDGKVELFNLADDIGEMNNLADNQPEKRKELHQKLRQWRKEVGAILPTANPKYKAVK from the coding sequence GTGTTGTCGACGCCGAAATCGAACCATTTCATACACAAATTCACTACATTCACCCTGGCCATCGGCTCCATTTTATTTTCTGCTACCCACGGAAAACAGGCGAATTCCGCAGAGCCGAAGCGTGCACCTAATATAGTCTTCTTCCTGGTCGACGATCTGGGCTGGAAGGATATCGGCGTTTATGGTTCGAGCTTTTATCACACGCCGAATGTCGATGGCCTGGCGGCGTCGGGAATGCGTTTTACCAATGCTTACGCCGCGTGCCAGGTCTGTTCGCCGACGCGAGCCAGTATTATGACCGGCAAGTATCCGCAGCGCGTCGGTATTACGGACTACATCGGCGCCGCGCAGCCTGACAAATGGAAACGGAACACGCTGCTGCTGCCGGCGCCGTATCAAACTCGTTTAGCCCTAGAGGAAACGACTTTGGCCGAGGCGTTGAAGCAGCGCGGTTACGCGACCTTCTTCGCCGGTAAATGGCACTTGGGCCCAGAGGGGAACTGGCCCGAGGACCAGGGGTTCGACGTGAACATCGGCGGCATCAACCGCGGAGGGCCTTACGGCGGCAAGAAGTACTTTTCGCCATATGGCAATCCGCGCCTGAGCGACGGGCCTGACGGCGAACATCTGCCCGATCGTCTGGCGAGCGAAACGGTGAAGTTTATCGAAGAGCACCAAGACCAACCGTTCTTGGCCTATCTCTCTTTCTACTCGGTTCACACGCCGCTGATGGCCCGCGAAGACTTGAAGCAGAAATACGATGACATCAAATCGCGGATTCGACTGGCCGGTCCGATCTGGGGCAAAGAAGGAAAAAGCAAACTTCGCTTGGTGCAAGAGCATTCGGTCTACGCCGGCATGGTCGAAGCGATGGATGCGGCGGTTGGCAAAGTGCTAAACGCGCTCGATCGCTTGAAACTGGCTGACAACACGTTGGTGATTTTCACCTCCGACAACGGCGGTTTATCCACTTCCGAAGGACATCCGACCAGCAACTTACCGCTGCGCGGCGGCAAAGGCTGGATGTACGAAGGAGGAATTCGCGAGCCGCTGGTCGTACGCTATCCCGGCGTCACCCAAGCAGGCAGCGAAAGCGACGCGTTGGTCACGAGCCCTGACTATTTGCCAACTATCTTGGCGGCGATCAACAAGCCGGGTGACAAGATCGATACCGACGGCGTGAGCATTCTCCCTGCCTTGGAAGGAAAGCCGCTCGATCGCGGCCCGATCTTCTGGCATTACCCGCACTATGGCAATCAAGGAGGATCGCCGACCGCGGCGGTTCGCGCAGGGGACTGGAAGCTGATCGAGTGGTACGAAGATGGCAAGGTCGAGCTTTTCAATCTAGCCGACGATATCGGCGAAATGAACAATCTGGCGGATAACCAGCCCGAGAAACGTAAGGAACTTCACCAAAAGCTGCGTCAGTGGCGCAAAGAAGTGGGCGCGATCTTGCCGACGGCCAATCCCAAATATAAAGCCGTGAAGTAA